In Syngnathus typhle isolate RoL2023-S1 ecotype Sweden linkage group LG13, RoL_Styp_1.0, whole genome shotgun sequence, the sequence TTTCGGGAAAACGGCCTCAACGCCGAGGAGCTGAGCGACGAGATCCCCGCGGGCCGGCTGGAAGTGGTGCTGTCCACCATCGTGTACCAGCTGAACAAGCGCATGCCCACCACGCACCAGATCAACGTTGAGCACTCCATCAGCTCGCTGCTCAGCTTCCTGCTGGCGGCCTACGACCCGTGAGTCACGCCTCGTTCTTTTGTCGCCCGAGGTGGGAAAATTGCTGACTATTGACGGCAACGGTGTGACGAGTGGGTGTGATTTTTGCGCAGGCGTCACACAAAACACATTGGACCTTGTGAATATAATGAAAATTgttcaaattgaaaaacaatCAGCACTGAACCTAAAAAACACTTCTAATGATCAGTTGACATGTTTTGAatgatagtaataataataattcatttttcattcattatctttttttttcttttctaattatttttatttattttatctgttttgtttttctgagcCAATGACCTCAACATATAATAAAATTTTTGAatgatagtaataataataattcatttttcattcattatcttttttttttttttctaattatttttatttattttatctgttttgtttttctgagcCAATGACCTCAACACATAAtgcatttttcatttattttctttttttttatccattttttgtttgtttttctgtgccGATGACCTTAATGTATAATAATTCATTTCTgatttcttttctatttttttaatccatttattttttgttttttctatcgGAATGACCTCAATGtaatattttgtgtttatttctaGAGATGGCCGTGGCAAGATTACAGTCTTTGTTGTAAAGATGGCCCTAGCAACCTTCTGTGGAGGGAAAATTCTGGATAAATTAAGATGTAAGCAGcggttttactttttttttttacttgtaatTGTCAAAGATGATACATATGGATTTAAGATCACATTTTTGGTGCGAGTAATTTGTCTGATATTATATAAAATGTATAATGATATATACTGCACCATTATGTAGGTGTGGTTCGGTTGCTTCAATGCTTTCatccacttttattttgaaatgcatgAAATGACTCCCGCATGATACCTTCAAGCATGCATTCCTGGAATGGAGGCAATGACAACATCTCCTGGCTCTTCCttgctgtttgtgtttttttaaacaaaacaatttgaacAGCTGCTTGTCTTTAATTCCTTTCCCTCGATAAGTGGGCTAATTGCATTGTGCGTGTAATTAGCCCGCCCGCGTCGGAAACCGACGATTATTTTGATTTGTTTGCACAATGTCGCCCTACAGATATTTTTTCACTCATATCCGATCCGGCGGGAATCATGTCGCACGCGCAGTTTGACCAGTTCCTGAAGGAGGTTCTCAAACTGCCCATGGCGGTCTTTGAGGGGCCGTCGTTTGGCTACACGGAGCAAGCGGCCAAGAGCTGCTTCATGCAGCAGGTGAGCGGCTCATGAAGGAAACCTCGTCACCGATGTATTTTGACGTTTCCCCCGCTTTCCATTGTGAGCAGAAAAAGGTCTCCCTCAATATTTTCCTGGACACGCTGATGTCGGACCCGCCTCCTCAGTGTCTGGTGTGGTTGCCGCTCATGCACCGGCTCGCCAATGTGGAGAACGGTAGTGTTTATCGTTCAACATTATGAGCGTTTgggagtgagtttttttttttttttttgttgagatTTTTATAATAAGACTTCTGAGGTTTTATTGTCATGCTTTTGGGGATCGCCGCTATTACGAATAAATTGCTATTTGCGGACTTTTGAAGTTTGTGCTCGTACTTTGATGACATTCTCCCAAATGACTATTCAAGAATATCTGTGTTTACTACTGCATCTATttatactcccccccccccccccaactgcaGTTTTTCACCCGGTCGAGTGCTCCTACTGCCACACTGAGAGTATGATGGGCTTCCGCTACCGCTGCCAGCAATGTCATAATTACCAGCTCTGTCAGGACTGCTTCTGGAGGGGGCATGCCAGCGGTTCCCATAGCAACCAGCATCAAATGAAGGAGTACACATCATGGGTAAGAAgcggggagagggagggaggtgcGTCTGCAGGCGGACCGGTCGATGCGGCTGTTTTCGCGCCATGACGTAATGGTCGACCCGATCGTCTGTTCTCAGAAATCCCCGGCCAAGAAGCTATCTCATGCCCTCAGCAAGTCTCTGAGCTGCGCGTCCAGCAGAGAGCCTCCCCATTCCATGTTTCCCGACTTGCCGGAGAAACCTCTCAACCTCGCCCATATTGTGTACGTTCTTCCTCATCTTGCCATACTTAGCCCACTGAATAGGATCCGGTCAGTGCCTCCTCTAAGTCCTGAGCGATTCCAGTCAATCCTCATGGCTCAGCTAATCAATGAAGCTTAATTACAGTCCGGGGAGCGATTGCAATCTACAACAATGTGGCTACTGTTGCTTTCGTTTGAGcttttgtgtctttgtgtgagAGTCTCGCCGGTTAAATCGGATAGCCGCCCCGACATAAAGAGTCTCAGGAAAGCAAAGTGCTCCCGTGAGAATTAGTTTGGAAATCCCATGAAAAGTGAACCGTTGGATgattaaacacttttttttttttgcaggtacaGCCCTAGAATTTGGCTTTGTTGTGAGAAGCATTAATAATT encodes:
- the dtna gene encoding dystrobrevin alpha isoform X7; protein product: MVFYERMIEDCGRSGDNMADRRQLLVEMRAKDLDSIRLSTYRTACKLRFVQKKCNLHLIDIWNVIEAFRENGLNAEELSDEIPAGRLEVVLSTIVYQLNKRMPTTHQINVEHSISSLLSFLLAAYDPDGRGKITVFVVKMALATFCGGKILDKLRYIFSLISDPAGIMSHAQFDQFLKEVLKLPMAVFEGPSFGYTEQAAKSCFMQQKKVSLNIFLDTLMSDPPPQCLVWLPLMHRLANVENVFHPVECSYCHTESMMGFRYRCQQCHNYQLCQDCFWRGHASGSHSNQHQMKEYTSWKSPAKKLSHALSKSLSCASSREPPHSMFPDLPEKPLNLAHIVDTW